One genomic segment of Helianthus annuus cultivar XRQ/B chromosome 14, HanXRQr2.0-SUNRISE, whole genome shotgun sequence includes these proteins:
- the LOC110906875 gene encoding uncharacterized protein LOC110906875, translating into MTKLAKLEFMALDITGKNYLSWVLDAEIHLNANNLGETIKEVNKANTQDKAKAMIFLRHHIQGSTCPLDQSERKEMLEKTFLKFHPSNVILQQQYRERGFTKYSELISCLLVAEQNNELLMKNHETRPVGATPIPEANVATYNGQSESYTHGRGYHRGRGRGHGCGRGHGRGRGRRNYHSVQFKNKGTCQRWHNNENKSSDEKNKKKVGSSLNACYRCGSNNHWSKTCRTAKHLVELYQQSIKDKANGIETNFTYEVANVDVTNGHKDHNDTTNLDYDDFLIEPTNLDSGDIVADTTQLDACNFPNI; encoded by the exons atgacaaaacttgcaaaaCTTGAGTTCATGGCTTTAGATATTACTGGGAAAAACTATTTGTCATGGGTATTGGATGCTGAAATACATTTGAATGCCAATAATCTGGGTGAAACAATTAAAGAAGTAAATAAAGCAAATACCCAAGATAAGGCAAAAGCCATGATCTTTTTACGCCATCATATTCAAGGATCCACTTGTCCTTTGGACCAATCTGAAAGAAAG GAAATGTTGGAAAAAACATTCTTAAAATTTCACCCCTCGAATGTGATACTTCAACAACAATATCGTGAAAGGGGTTTCACCAAATATAGTGAATTAATATCATGTTTGCTTGTGGCCGAGCAAAACAATGAGCTCTTAATGAAAAATCACGAGACTCGTCCGGTTGGAGCAACCCCAATCCCTGAAGCTAATGTGGCAACATATAATGGCCAAAGTGAAAGTTACACACATGGTCGAGGTTATCAtcgtggtcgtggtcgtggtcATGGCTGTGGTCGTGGTCATGGTCGTGGACGTGGCCGAAGAAATTATCATAGTGTTCAGTTTAAAAACAAAGGGACCTGCCAAAGGTggcataataatgaaaataaatccagtgatgaaaaaaataaaaagaaggtGGGATCTTCATTGAATGCATGTTACCGATGTGGAAGTAACAATCATTGGTCGAAGACTTGTCGTACGGCCAAACACTTGGTGGAACTTTATCAACAATCCATCAAAGACAAAGCAAATGGAATAGAGACAAATTTTACATATGAGGTTGCAAATGTTGACGTCACTAATGGTCATAAAGACCATAATGATACAACTAATCTGGATTATGATGATTTCCTTATTGAGCCAACTAACTTGGATTCTGGTGATATCGTGGCTGATACAACCCAGTTGGATGCTTGCAATTTTCCTAACATATAA